The following is a genomic window from Amycolatopsis sp. BJA-103.
GCTGTCGGGCTGGTCGCACCAGAGGGTGTGGGTGTCGCGGGTGACGGTGAGCCCGAAACGGTCCCATCCGGGCCGTTCCAGGTGGTTCCACAGCCGGTGGGCGCTCTCGACGACCCGCCAGAGGCGCCGTGGACCACCTTCGGTGACCGCGTGTGCCCCGCCCACCGCGGCGACGGAGACATGTGCCCAGGAGCCGTCCGGGGTGGAAAGGGTGACCGTGGTGGGCGGGCCGGTGGTGTCGGGTCCGGTGTAGCCGATCGATAAGTCCGGGCCGAGGTCGAACGCTGCCAGGAACCACACCACCATCGCGTTCCACGGCGTCCGCGGATCGACGGTGCTGGTTGACCGATGGGCGACGGTGGTGTCGCGGGCGGTCCAGGTGACGGTGCGGTCCGGTTCGCCCGGCTGATGGCGCAGCCCCATGAACGCCGCGTAGGTCGGATCGAACCGGCCCTCTGCCCGGTCGGTCCCGGTGCGGGTGATCCGGACGAGACTGCCCGCGCTTTGTGCGGTTTTCAGATCGGTCAATACCGCCCCACCTATCCGCAGTTGCTCCACCCACGCCCACGGGATAACCGGCACCGCGCAGGTCGCGATGATCCGATCGAACGGTGCGTGCTCCGGGAACCCGAGCACGCCGTCAGCCGCCACCAGGGTCGGGGTGTAGCCGAGCCCGGCCAGCCGAGTGCGGGCAAGGTCGATGAGGTCCGGTTCGACATCGATGGAGAACACGTTGCCGGAGCCGAGCCGGTGCGCCAGCAGCGCGGCGTTGTAACCGGTGCCGGTGCCTATCTCGAGGACCCGATGTCCACTGTGCACGTCCAGAGCTTCGAGCATCCGGGTCATCAGGCCAGGCTGGCTGGAAGACGAGAGCACCCGGACGGGGTCAGTGTCCCGGCGCAGCGCGGTGATCAGCGGCTTGTTGGAGTAGACCGCGTCCAGCCAGGCCTCCCGGCCGTTGTCGGTGCTGGTGTCGGATTCAGTCCAGGCGCCGGTGGCGTCCTGGGTGTAGAAGCGCGGCACGAGCTCGTGTCGCGCGACGGCCCGGACTGCGGCCTGCCACGCGGAGTCGGTGAGCTTGCCCAGCCCGGTGAGTGTCACGGCGAGTTCTGCGGCGTGGTCCTGCCACTGAACGTTCGGGCTGGTCGTCACGAGCACGCTCCCGCGAGTAGATCCGCCAGCGCCGCGGTGATCGGTGCGCCGGTCTGCGCTTCCAGCCATCCATACTGCCCTGAGGAATTGCTTTCGTAGAACACGAGCCGCCCGGTGTCCTTCTCGATGCCGAAGTCCAGTGCCGCATAGGCCAAGCCCAGCGCCTTCATGTACGCGCGGACCCCGGCCTCGACATCGGGCGGTGTGTCGATCAGCTCGTAGGTCAGCGCGCCGAAATCGGCCCGCCAGTCCACGTGTGCGGCGGCGGAGGTCGCGGTGATCAGGATGGTGAACATCCGCTCGCCGATCACTACCACCCGGGCTTCGGAGCCCTTGTCCACCCATGCCTGTGCCTGCAGCGCGGTAGACCCGACACCGCGCAGATCGTCGATGTCCGCAGTGGCGAACCGGCGGGTGTAGGCGACCTTGAGTTGTCCGCCTTCGGCGATGGTGTTAGGTCCGAACGACTTGTGCACCACGCCGCCCGGCAGCTTTCCGGCGAACCGGCGTACCGCGTCGGGAGAGTTGGTGACCAGCGTGGGGAGGACGTGCAGGCCGCACGCCGCGGCTGTGGTCAGCTGCAACGGCTTGTACATGCTGTCGGCGGCCCTGTTCGGATTGTTCGCCCATAGGACATCCGAAAGCGCAGCGAGCACGCCGCCGAATCCGAGCCGGGCCTCCCGGTGTGCGTAGGCGCGCTCGACTTCGGTGAGTTCGGGTGGGAACGCGAAAGCGGCCGGGTCGCGATACCAAATGGCGCGGATATCGCCAAGCTGCACGGAGCGGTACGCAGTGGTCAGGGTGCCGATCCAGTGGCCGCCCGTGAGTTCGGCGTCGAGCACGAGCCGGCGGGGGAACCAGCTCGTATCGGCGCGGAACACCGCGACATCCCGCCGGATCAGCTCCGCCACCAGCGCGTCGGTCGGAGCGTCGGCCTCCTGCGCGAGGATGAGAACGGTCATTCCTCTTCCCAACCCCAATTCTCCTCCGGACCTTCGTCGCCGTCGGTGGCGGACTTGGTCTTCCAGTCCTTGCCCATTGTTTCGATCAGCGGACGGCCGTCGGCATCGACCGCGACTTGCTGGTCGTGGCAATAGGAGACCACCTTCGTCACCGGGGTCGGCATGGACTGGGAGAACCGCAACCCGAACGGGCGGGTCTCCTCCGGACCCGCCGCCGCGGAGGTCACCGGGACGCGCACGGAGTAGCGGAATCGGGCGCTGGCCAAGGGGTCGTCGTCCAGCATCGAGCCGAGCAGATCGGCCATCGTGGTGTCTCCTTCATTCGGCTGAATGTCCTGCACGGCAACGATTTCGTTGTCCGCCAAGATCTCGTTCGGGTGATCGCGCAGCCACAGCAGCCGGGAACCGCAGGTGTCGCCAGTCGTCATTGCGGTGTCTGCCCCTTCCGTCGCGCCGCTGGAGGGAAGGACATCGCGAATGGCAGGCGTGCCTCTAGGGTGAGGGGCGACTCACGGTGCATTCACGCACACCCACGGTCCCCGAACCCTGCTCCGGAGGCGGCGATGACGACGGGCACGACCAGCACCACCGAACCCGGCGGCCCGGACGCTGAGGTGAATGTGTTCGCGGTCGAGCTCGAACGCTGGCGCGACGTGCGCGGCTTCTCCCGCGCTGCGCTGGCCAAGGCGATGGGCTATGACCGCTCTTACGTCTCGAAAGTGCTCTCCGGTGCCGAGCGGCCATCGGAGACCTTCGCCGGGCACGCCGAGGCCGCACTGCAAGCCGGCGGCGCCCTGCGCAGCGCGTTCCGCGACTTCGAGGCCAACCGCCCCGCCAAAGCCCGGCCTGTAGTGGGGCCGGTCGCCGACACCGCGGCCGGGATGGGTGGCCTGGTGGTCGACCACGACGATGCGACCCTGCGCTACGAGGACGGGGCCTATCGGCTCTCCCAGCGCCGTCACTTGGTCAACCAGGGCACCGAGCCGATCACCCGCTACCTGATCCGCATCTCTGTCGACCGGTATCCCGGAGATCCGGAGCGGTCGAACCAGCTCTACTCCGAGAATCCGCTGAGCTGGGACGAGATCGATTTACATGCTTGGCACGGGCGTGGCCGAGCGAACCCGATGGACTGGACGGCGCACCACGACCGGGACGCCTTCAAGGAAGTCTGGCTGCTCTTCTCGGGCGCGCACGGGCACTTTCCCTTGTATCCTGGCGAATCTTGTTGGATCGAGTACGAATACACCGTGACCGAGACGCACTGGGGGAACTGGTTTCAGCGCGCTGTCCGGCTCCCCACCAGGACCCTGTCGGTGTGCCTGGACTTTCCTGCCGAACTCGGTGCGTCGGTCTGGGGACTGCACACCTCGATGACCGCGCAAGCCGCGCCGTTCGCCACCGCCATCGGCCGCGACGACACCGGCGACCGGCACATCTTCTCCTGGTCGTGTGAGGACCCGCCGCTGCACGCTCGCTACCGGCTCGAATGGGACTTCCGCGGCCGCGCAGCGCGGACCGCCGGTGCTTCACCGAGCAAGGTCATGGCTTCGCTCGGCATCGTGCAGGACACCGACCCGGCGCTGCGTCAAGTAGCGCGCCGCTTCGACTTACCCACCGAAGCCGAAGACGCTCGCCGCGTCGTCACCGAGCTCAACTCAGCCGCCGAACGGGTCGCGCAGGCTCACACCTTCGGCAAGGGCATGGGTGTTGCCGCCCCGCAGATCGGGATCGACCGTGCCGTCGCCATCGTGCGCACCCCGGACGGCGAGGCGATCACCCTGTTCAACCCCACGATCATCGAATCTGGCGGCGAGGTCGACGAGCAGTACGAAGGCTGCCTGTCCTTCTTCGACGTCCGTGGCCGGGTTCCGCGCCCGCATGTCATCCATGTCGAGCACGCCGACATCGACGGCCAGACGAAGATCACCGTGTTCGAGCGCGGCGTAGCCCGCCTTGTCGCCCATGAGGTCGACCACTTGAACGGGAAGCTCTACACCGACCGGATGCGCGACGGCGTCGAGCCGATCCCGGTGGAGCAGTACCGCGGCACCGGATCGACCTGGAAGTACTGATGGAAATGCACTGGACTTCTCTGGTGTGACCGCCATAACCGGCAGTTACGGCCCTCCGGCGTCGGCTTTCGATGCCCTTACGGCCTTCGATCAGGGAAGAGTCGGGGGTAAGGGGTCGATCGGCCCCCGGGTGTAGGTGATCACCCGATGCCGGAGGGCACCCCTCAGGACGAATCTGGTCATTACCAAACGAGGTAGTGAGTTCCTGAGGGGAAACGATGATGAACAGCAACGACGTCCTGCTCGCCGAGGTGCTGGCCGAAGTGGACTACCGGACCGAGCGGATGCTGGATGCCGGTCGCAGCGTGTGGGTCGAGCGGGCCCGCCGGGCGGGTAAGCGGATCCGCGGGCACCGCGCCGAGGGCCGGGTTTCGGCCCAGTAGGGAAAGCCGATCAGGGAAGCTCCTTCAGCAGCCGGACGAGTTCGCGGGCGAACCGGTCGATGGTCTTGGCGTCGAACAGGTCGGTGGAGTACTCGAACGTGATTCCCAGGCCGTCGGCGTCTTCGGCGAACACGACGTAGAGCTCGGTTCTGGCGCAGCCGGGAACAGGCAATCCGCGCACGGTGGCCGAAACGCCGGGCAGGTCGAGTTCCCCTGGAGGCGTCGTGACCACGGTGAACAACACGGCGGGATAGCGCTCGACGTCTTGCCCGGACAGCGCGATCGTTTCCCTGAGCGGTAGGTCCTGGTGATCGAGAGAGGCGAACAGTTTCTCCGCGACGATCGGGATCACGTCGGACAGCTCCGCGGTTTCGCCGAGCCGGACGCGCAGGGGCACGGCCTCCCCGATCATGCCGACCGTCTGCTCGTGCTCGCGGCGGCTCCGGCGGGCGCTGGAGGTGGCGAGCACGAGGTCCCGTTGACCACAGGTCTCCGCGCCCCAAAGCGCGAACACGCTCGCGAGGAGTATGGCCCGAGTGCTGTGGGCGGCAGCGGCGAAGCCGTCGATGCGGCGCAGCTGTTCCGGCGTGAGACGCACGTGGTGCAGATCGCCCTCACCGGAAGGCCGGGCGGGCGGAACGCGGTCATAGGGCAGCCGCCAGCGCAGGTCGGCGTCCGCCAGTTCGGTTCGCCAGTAGTCGACGTCGGCGGAATGATCAGCGCCCGCTTGCCATCGCGCATAGTCGGAGTGCTGGCCTCCGGGCGCGGGCAGGGCGGCGGACGTCGCGTCGATCTCGGCGGCGTACAGCCGGGACAGCTCGTGCCACAGGATGTTCAGGGACCAGCCGTCACAGACCAGGTGATGCAGGACGAGCACCAGCACCCACCGGTCACCGGCGATCCGGCCGAGCCGGGCACGCAGCAACGGGCCTTCGGTGAGTTCGAACGGTTCCGCGACGACGCTTCCGCACCACGCGTCGATGCCGGTGCCGAGCTCGTCGAGAGGCAGGTCGAGCGCGAACGGGGCCAGCACTTCGATCATCCGCCCGGCGCCGGACGCCGCGACGCGGCCGCGCAAGGCGTCGTGCCGGGCCACCAGCCGGTCGAGCGCGCGGTGCAGTGCCCGCGGGTTCAGGTCGCCGCGCAGGTCGACGCGATGACCGACGTTGTAGACCTGAGGCCGCGGCTTTTCCGCCTGACGTTCCCAAAGCCTGCGCTGTAGCGAGGTCATCGGGACGGTCTGTGCGATTTGGCGGCCCAGTCCGGCCGCCATCGCGCGGATCGTGGGCGCGCGGAAGAACTCCGCGACCGAGACCTCCGCCCGGAACTCCTCGTTGATCCGGTTGACCAGCCTGACCACGGCGAGCGAATGCCCGCCCGCGTTGAAGAAGGACCGGTCGGCCGCCACGGCGTCCAGGCCGAGCTCCGCGCACCACAGCGCGTGCAGACGGAGTTCGAGCTCGGTGGACGGCGGGGCGGTGTCCCGGTTTTCGGCTGCGGCCGGTGGTTCGGGCAGGGCGGACCGGTCGAGCTTTCCCGTGGTGGTCATGGGCAAGCGGTCGAGCGCGACCCAGCGGGTCGGGATGAGGTAGGCGGGCAGGTCGTCCGCGAGGGCTTCGGCGATTCCCGTCCACGGCTCCGGCGCGGCGGTGTCGGCGAGTACGACGTAGCCGACGAGTTCCGCTTCGCCCCGGTGATCCGGCCGCACGATCACCGCGGCGTCCGCCACCGCGCCGAGGCCGGCCAGCACCCGTTGTGTTTCACCGGGTTCGACCCGGTTGCCGCGGATCTTGGCCTGGTCGTCGAGACGGCCGAGGAACTCGAGCGTGCCGTCGCCACGCCATCGGGCGAGGTCGCCGGTGCGGTACCACCGGTCTCCGGGCCGGAGCACGCCGGAGAGGAAAGCCGCGGCGGTCTCTTCCGGCTTGCCGACGTAACCTTCGGCCAGCCCGGCTCCGCCGAGGTGGATCTCGCCGACGGCGCCGATCGGAACTGCTCGCCCGGCGGGATCGACCAGCCGCAGCCGCACCCCGTCGATCGGGGCGCCGATCGGCGGACGGGGCCCGCGGCGCGGATCCACCAGGTGATCGGTGACGATGATCGACGCCTCGGTCGGACCGTACTGGTTGTGCAGCACGCAGCCGGGATTGTCCGCGAGGAAGCGGCGCAGCGCCGGGGTGAGCACGAGCGGCTCGCCGCAGCACAGGATCAACCGCAGCGACGGCGCGGTGAGGCCGGGTTCGACCAGGTACTTCAGCGGAGTGAACGGCATCAGGATCCGCTCCACCCGGTGACGGCCGATCGCGGTGGCGACGGCGTCACGATCCTTGTGCTGGTCGTCGTCGAGCAGCACGAGCGTCCCACCGGCGGCCAGCGTGGAGAAGATCTCCTGGACGCTGACGTCGAAGCTCGGTGAGGTCCAGTGCAGGGTGCGCATCGGCGGATGCTGATCACGTTGCCACGCGACGACGTTGGCCGGACCGCGGTGCGGGACGAGAACGCCCTTCGGGGTTCCGGTGGACCCGGAGGTGTACATGCAGTACGCAGGCGCCTCCGGTCGCACCTCGGGCAGCTCCGGCGCCTCCGGGCCCGGCAAGATTTCCTCGGCGAGTTGAACCGGAAAGTCGTTCAGCACCGGCTGGGAAACGCGAATGTCCTTTGTGGTCAGTACCAGGACGGCACCGCTGTCTTCCAGCATGTACCGGCACCGTTGCGGCGGCAGCCGCGGATCCAGTGGCAGGTACGCCGCACCACTCTTCAGTACGCCGTAGAGCGCGGCGATGAGTTCGGGGCCGCGGGGGAGGGACACCGCCACGATCTGCCCGGGTCCGACGCCCTGGCTCGCCAGCCGACGCGCGATCGTCTCGGCGCGCTGGTCCAGTTCCCGGTAGCTGATCTCGCCGTCGTCGCTGACCAGCGCCACCTCTCCGGGTGTCTCGGCGACCTGCTGCTCGACCATCGTGTGCAGGCAGCGCGCGGGGCGTTCCGGCGCACCGTTCTGCCACCGCTCCAGCAGCCGCAGGTCTTCTTCGACCGGTGTGGTCAGCTCGGACAGCCGAGCCGACGGATCCGCGGTCGCGCGGCGCAGTACCTGCGCCAGCAGGTCCAGCAACCGGGCGATGGTCGCTTCGTCGAACAGGTCGGTGCTGTACTCGATCAGGCAACGCAGGCCGTCACGGTGTGCCGTCAGATAGCAGGCGAGGTCGAAGGGCACCTCGTCGCGCGCCACGTCCAGCGCGGTGGCCGTCAGCGGCGGCGCGAAAGGCTCGTCCACGGCGTTCTCGAATTCGACCAGGACGTCGAACAGCGGGTTGCGGTTCGCCGCGCGGTCCGGATTCAGCATGCCGACCAGCTCGTCGAACGGGACCGCCCGGTGCTCGTAGGCGCCCGTGGTGCGATCCCGGACGCGCTGGGTCAGTTCGGCGAAGGTCGGATCCCCGGACAGATCGAGCCGTACCGGGACCGTGTCGAGGAACAGCCCGATCGTGTCCCTCGCCGTGTCCGGCCGGGTGCTGACGACCGTGCCGACCGCGAAGTCCTGCTGCACGCTGTAGCGGCCGAGCACCGAGCCGATCGCGCCGAGCACCGCCATGAACACCGTGCTCCCACACTCGGCCGCGAGGGCGCGGAGCGGCTCGCCGAGGCCGGCCGCCAGCTCTCTGCTCAGACCGGCGCCGCGTCTGGACACCACCGGCGGGCGCGGCCGGTCGGTGGGCAGCACGAGTTCGGGGGTCCCCTTCAGCTCATCGCGCCAGAACTCCGTGTCGGACGCGGGATTCCCGATCTCATCCGCCTCGAGAACCTGTCCGGGCCGCGCGGCAGGCAGGGCGGGCCACGCGCGGTAGTGCGCGGCGAGATCGCGGAGGAACACCGCCGTCGACGCCGAGTCGAACACGATGTGGTGGGCCACCAGGTAGAGCAGATGGCGATCGTCGGCGAGCCGGACCAACGCCGTGGCGACCAGTGGCCCGGCGTCGAGGTCGAACCGGATCCGCCCCACCGTGGCCTGGATCTCGGCCAGGGCTTCCGCTTCGGTGCGGCCGGACAGGTCGATCAGCGGACAGTCGACGGTCACCGACGGCCGAACGACCTTCCTCGGCACGCCGTCCCGCTCGCGGAACACCGTGCGCAGGCTGGGATGCGCCGACACCACGCGCGGCACCGACTCCCGTAGCGCCACGTCGTCCAACGGCCCGTCGATCCTGATCGCCTTGGGCTCGTGATAGGCGCCGGTGCCGGGGAACATCCTTTCCAGGAACCAGATCCGGCGCTGCGCGGCGGACAGCTCGTCCTCCCGTGCCGGCGCGCCCGGCGAATAGCGGCGGCGTAAACCATCGAGCAGCGGCAGGGCGTCGAGCACCTGCTCCCGGGGGACGCCGAAATCCACGAAAGCGGCGATCTCGTCGGCCCCCGCCGCGATCAGCGCGTCCACCATCGGCGCGCACTGATCGGGACCGCCGATCAACGCACGGGACTCGCAGTAGCGTTCGTACGCGCCACCCAGGACGAAATCGACGTCCTCATCGGTCGCGCCGTCCAGGTCGACCTTCATCCCGAGGCTGTTGCCGACCTGGTCGAGCAGGGAAAGCGACGAGCGCAGGTAATCGCAGAACGGCCGGAAAGCCCGCTGCCGCGCGGTTTCGTGATCCTCGCCGAGGAAAGTGTGCACGAGCACCACGACCCGTCCCTGGTCCGGATCGAGTCCGTGTTCCGCGCGGGTGCGGCGGTAGAGCGCGATGTTCTCGGCCAGGGCGGGCACGTCCTGGGTCATCAGATTGGTGACCACGCCGAGATCGGCGGCGGCGGCCCGGCGGTAGCTGTCCGGGTTGCCCACCACGGCCGCGAACAACGGCGGATCCTGTTGGAGAGGCGCGGGATGCAGGCGGACCCGGGTCGCGGTGCCGTCACCCGCGACGGCGTCGATCTCTTCTCCCGACCACAGCCGGCGCACGGTGTCCAGGTGTTCGTACATCAGGTCGCGGTGGCCGCCGAAATTCTCCGGGGCGAGCGTGAAATCCCTGGCGTGCCATCCGCTGGCCACGCACAGGCCGACCCGCCCGGAAGACAGGTTGTCCACAATGGACCATTCCTCGGCCACCCGGATCGGATGGTGCAGCGGGAGCACGACCGACCCGGCGTGCAGCCGGATCCGCTCGGTGTGGACGGCCAGCGCGGAGGCCAGCACCGACGGATTCGGGAACAGTGCGCCGAACGAGTCGAAATGCCGCTCCGGCAACCAGAGCGCGTGGAAGTCGTGCTGATCGGCGAACCGTGCCGCGTCCATGATCAGCCGGTACTTGTCGCTGGAGTCCCGGTCGGGATAGTCGCCGAAGAAGTAGAGACTGAAGGCGCAGCCGTTCCTCGTCGACGTCAGTCCTGGAACCGGCACGGGCACCGGACGGGCCGTGTGGTCGACCGGCTTCGGCACGGACGTCGGCGGCGGTTCGGGGGTCACGGTGTCGGCGGGCGCACCGCGCACCACGTCGAGCTGGCGGTGCATCAGGTCCGTCACCTGTCGCATCATGTCGTCCGCGAGCTGCAACTGCCGGGCCATCAAGCCGTGAAGTGAGGAGTCCTCGGCAGGGGCGGATGGCGGCTCGTCGTGTTCGCGGACCACCGGATCGGTCTCCGGGACTGCTCCGCCGCGCTGAACGATCAGTTCGGCCACCTTGGCCGGGGTCTGCGCCTCGGCGAGCAGCTCGCGAACACCGATTCGCACCCCGTAGACGTTCTGCAGTTCGCGGGCCAAGCCCATCAGTGCGAGCGAATCGGCGCCGCCTGCCACGAAAGTGGTGTCGTCGGAGAGCTCGCTCACGCCGAGACGCTCGGCGGCGAGGCGCCGGACTTCGGTGAGGACGGCGTCCGCGGGTGCGGGCCCGGCCGGAGCCGTCGGCTGAGCGAAACGTTTGCGCCGGTAGGGGTATCCCGGCAGCGGGACGCGCCGCCCGCCGGACACGAGCGCGGACCAGTCCAGGTCGGCGCCACGACGGTAAAGCGCCGCGGCGGCGCGCAGCACCGCGTCAGGCTCGTCCTCGGCGGGTGAGACGAGGGACGGGCGCCAGTATCGGTGTGGGAGAGCCGCGCCTCCGATCGAACCGAGCACCTCGCGCGGTCCGATCTCCAGGTAGGCCCCGCAACCGGTCCGTTCGAGCGCCCGAAGCGACTCGTCGAAGCGCGCTGTCTCACGGATTTGCCGACGCAGGTAGCGCGCGTCCACCGAGGCGCCCGTCGGGATCAGTCCGTCCAGATTGGACGCCAACGGAATCCGCAGCGGGCCGAACCGCGCCGCGGCGGCCGCTTGCTCGAACTCGTCGAGGATGGGATCGAGTAGTGCCGAGTGAAAGGCCCGGTCCACCGGAAGTCGTTGCCAGGAAAGGTGTTCCCGATCGAGTGCCGCTTCGGCGGCCGCGATCGCCGCTGCCGGCCCGGACAGTACGTGTGACCGGTCGCCATTGACCACCGCGACCTCGGTCCCGGTGACGGCGGCCAGCCGCCGGGCCTGCTCCGACGAGGCGCGGATCGCGATCATGCCGCCCGCCGCGGTCGCGTGCATCAGCCGTCCGCGCAGGCAGGTCAGCCGCAACCCGTCGGCCACACTGATCCCGCCCGCCACCGCGAGAGCCGCGTATTCCCCCAAGCTGTGCCCGGCCACGTAGTCCGGCTGGACGCCCCACGATCGCCACAACCCGGCCAGCGCGACCTGATAGCAGAAAAGCGTGGGCTGTCCGTCCTCAGTGGACATAACGATGGCCGGATCCGAGGTGCCGAGCAGCGCGTCGGCCAGCCCTGTCGCGCCGAACTCTTCGGCGAAACCCAGACACTCGTCCAGCGCTTCACGGAAGGTGGGGAACGCGTCACAGAGCCGTTTCGCCATCCCGCGATACGTCGACCCCTGCCCGGAGAAGACGAACGCGAGCGTGCCGAAACGTTGCGAGGCAACGGGTTCCACCGCGATCGAGTCGAGCGCGGCGGCCAGTTCGGCGGTGTCCCGGCCGACCACGGCGTGCCGATGCGCCCGGTGCGGTCTGCCGAGCGCCATGCTCGCCGCCACGTCCCGGGTCCGGAGTCCGGGATGCGCGCGCAGGTGATCCCGCAGCGCTCCGGTGAGCGCGGACAGTCCAGCCTCGTCGTTGGCCGACACGGGCAGCAGCACCGGTCCCTGTGCTGCCGGTGCGGGGACGGGCACCGGGGCCTGTTCCAGTACCAGGTGGACGTTCGTGCCGCCGACGCCCAGCGCGCTGACCCCGGCCCGCCGGGGTCCTTCGGTGATCCACGGGGTGTTTTCCTTCGCCAGCACGAACGGACTGCCCGCCAGCCGCAGTCCCGGGTTGGGCCGGTCCAGGTTCACCGTCGGCACCAGCTCCCCGTGACGCAGCATCAGCACCGTCTTGACCAATCCGGCGAGGCCCGCGCAGGTGTCCAGGTGGCCGATGCCGGGTTTGACCGAGCCGAGCGCGCAGAATCCCGTGTGCCCGGTTTCGCCGTAGGCCTGGCTGAGCGCCTCGAACTCGACCGGATCGCCCAGCGCGGTGCCGGTCCCGTGCGCCTCGACGTAGGTGACGGACGACGCCGGCACGCGTGCCCGCGCCAATGCCCGTCGGACGACCTCCGCC
Proteins encoded in this region:
- a CDS encoding hybrid non-ribosomal peptide synthetase/type I polyketide synthase, whose amino-acid sequence is MGEALVHGEPLDLGDGERVDLAQALRNAAAGAPGHAVVTLDSAGRPDRCPYPELLARASAVQARLRDLGVGPGDPVVLSGLPLAEFFPLFWGCVLGGALPVPIAGATGDDALRRRVRHVANLLHDPLVLVADADPGLPGLRTARVPTEPMSALPELDVHRPSLADPALVMLSSGSTGAAKGIPLTHRGLLEFAAGARRSLGLRAGDTTLNWLPIDHSGALLIYHVLEVFAGVTNVHVPTELVLARPGTWMDLLAEYRVAHSWAPMFGFAQVASALSENTRDLDLSAVRTLLCGGEQIQLPVLARFLERTAPFGIEETTIMPVWGMTETVTAITFGRLGTPESVHRVLKSSLGGELRHAPESAEEHEYSTFVAVGPPAPGASVRVVDDRGELLREREIGRLQLRSARVTPGYLHDEAANRAAFPEPGWLDTGDLAFLAHGQVVITGRAKDLIILNGQNHFCHEIEEVVCAAGGARAGEVAAVGVPNAETGTEDLIVLLASTAPAAEFDAVATAVRQAVFTRLRLTVTRVVLVAPASFPRTGGGKVQRAELRRRLTAGELGQAGTAPADVESTVLSAVREILGHDVDPATPFYEAGLTSVSVVKLASTLSGRLRREVSPTAVFEYPTPAALAGSLAGAARRPRPAAPETPASEDRIAIIGIAARLPGAPDLASFWANLRDGVCSVRTFAHPVEPGVVPVGGVLDDVDSFDAEFFGMSPHEAALTDPAHRLFLECCHEALELGGYAATGAGTRIGVFAGAGMQLYGHQRRARENGRPPAADELAAMQAAMGSEPDFLASRVAYRLGLSGPAIGVQTACSTGLVAVHLAGQALLTGDADLALAGAAAIHLPQDSGYRPYEGGILSPTGACRAFDANADGTVGGNGVVAVLLKRLDRAIADGDTVHAVILGSAVNNDAGRTAGFATPSVSGQAEVVRRALARARVPASSVTYVEAHGTGTALGDPVEFEALSQAYGETGHTGFCALGSVKPGIGHLDTCAGLAGLVKTVLMLRHGELVPTVNLDRPNPGLRLAGSPFVLAKENTPWITEGPRRAGVSALGVGGTNVHLVLEQAPVPVPAPAAQGPVLLPVSANDEAGLSALTGALRDHLRAHPGLRTRDVAASMALGRPHRAHRHAVVGRDTAELAAALDSIAVEPVASQRFGTLAFVFSGQGSTYRGMAKRLCDAFPTFREALDECLGFAEEFGATGLADALLGTSDPAIVMSTEDGQPTLFCYQVALAGLWRSWGVQPDYVAGHSLGEYAALAVAGGISVADGLRLTCLRGRLMHATAAGGMIAIRASSEQARRLAAVTGTEVAVVNGDRSHVLSGPAAAIAAAEAALDREHLSWQRLPVDRAFHSALLDPILDEFEQAAAAARFGPLRIPLASNLDGLIPTGASVDARYLRRQIRETARFDESLRALERTGCGAYLEIGPREVLGSIGGAALPHRYWRPSLVSPAEDEPDAVLRAAAALYRRGADLDWSALVSGGRRVPLPGYPYRRKRFAQPTAPAGPAPADAVLTEVRRLAAERLGVSELSDDTTFVAGGADSLALMGLARELQNVYGVRIGVRELLAEAQTPAKVAELIVQRGGAVPETDPVVREHDEPPSAPAEDSSLHGLMARQLQLADDMMRQVTDLMHRQLDVVRGAPADTVTPEPPPTSVPKPVDHTARPVPVPVPGLTSTRNGCAFSLYFFGDYPDRDSSDKYRLIMDAARFADQHDFHALWLPERHFDSFGALFPNPSVLASALAVHTERIRLHAGSVVLPLHHPIRVAEEWSIVDNLSSGRVGLCVASGWHARDFTLAPENFGGHRDLMYEHLDTVRRLWSGEEIDAVAGDGTATRVRLHPAPLQQDPPLFAAVVGNPDSYRRAAAADLGVVTNLMTQDVPALAENIALYRRTRAEHGLDPDQGRVVVLVHTFLGEDHETARQRAFRPFCDYLRSSLSLLDQVGNSLGMKVDLDGATDEDVDFVLGGAYERYCESRALIGGPDQCAPMVDALIAAGADEIAAFVDFGVPREQVLDALPLLDGLRRRYSPGAPAREDELSAAQRRIWFLERMFPGTGAYHEPKAIRIDGPLDDVALRESVPRVVSAHPSLRTVFRERDGVPRKVVRPSVTVDCPLIDLSGRTEAEALAEIQATVGRIRFDLDAGPLVATALVRLADDRHLLYLVAHHIVFDSASTAVFLRDLAAHYRAWPALPAARPGQVLEADEIGNPASDTEFWRDELKGTPELVLPTDRPRPPVVSRRGAGLSRELAAGLGEPLRALAAECGSTVFMAVLGAIGSVLGRYSVQQDFAVGTVVSTRPDTARDTIGLFLDTVPVRLDLSGDPTFAELTQRVRDRTTGAYEHRAVPFDELVGMLNPDRAANRNPLFDVLVEFENAVDEPFAPPLTATALDVARDEVPFDLACYLTAHRDGLRCLIEYSTDLFDEATIARLLDLLAQVLRRATADPSARLSELTTPVEEDLRLLERWQNGAPERPARCLHTMVEQQVAETPGEVALVSDDGEISYRELDQRAETIARRLASQGVGPGQIVAVSLPRGPELIAALYGVLKSGAAYLPLDPRLPPQRCRYMLEDSGAVLVLTTKDIRVSQPVLNDFPVQLAEEILPGPEAPELPEVRPEAPAYCMYTSGSTGTPKGVLVPHRGPANVVAWQRDQHPPMRTLHWTSPSFDVSVQEIFSTLAAGGTLVLLDDDQHKDRDAVATAIGRHRVERILMPFTPLKYLVEPGLTAPSLRLILCCGEPLVLTPALRRFLADNPGCVLHNQYGPTEASIIVTDHLVDPRRGPRPPIGAPIDGVRLRLVDPAGRAVPIGAVGEIHLGGAGLAEGYVGKPEETAAAFLSGVLRPGDRWYRTGDLARWRGDGTLEFLGRLDDQAKIRGNRVEPGETQRVLAGLGAVADAAVIVRPDHRGEAELVGYVVLADTAAPEPWTGIAEALADDLPAYLIPTRWVALDRLPMTTTGKLDRSALPEPPAAAENRDTAPPSTELELRLHALWCAELGLDAVAADRSFFNAGGHSLAVVRLVNRINEEFRAEVSVAEFFRAPTIRAMAAGLGRQIAQTVPMTSLQRRLWERQAEKPRPQVYNVGHRVDLRGDLNPRALHRALDRLVARHDALRGRVAASGAGRMIEVLAPFALDLPLDELGTGIDAWCGSVVAEPFELTEGPLLRARLGRIAGDRWVLVLVLHHLVCDGWSLNILWHELSRLYAAEIDATSAALPAPGGQHSDYARWQAGADHSADVDYWRTELADADLRWRLPYDRVPPARPSGEGDLHHVRLTPEQLRRIDGFAAAAHSTRAILLASVFALWGAETCGQRDLVLATSSARRSRREHEQTVGMIGEAVPLRVRLGETAELSDVIPIVAEKLFASLDHQDLPLRETIALSGQDVERYPAVLFTVVTTPPGELDLPGVSATVRGLPVPGCARTELYVVFAEDADGLGITFEYSTDLFDAKTIDRFARELVRLLKELP